From a single Litorilinea aerophila genomic region:
- a CDS encoding DUF5107 domain-containing protein, translating to MHKGVSAWAETITIPTYPVGEPEKNPLFLEKRVYQGSSGAVYPYPVIERVFDEKVDKTYTALFLENEYLKIMILPELGGRVQMALDKTNGYHFVYYNRVIKPALVGLAGPWISGGIEFNWPQHHRPTTFSPVDWRIVANPDGSRTIWCAEIEPMYNTKGMHGFTLYPERAYLEISVQLANRTGEPQTFLWWANPAVHVNDDYQSVFPPDVHAVMDHGKRDVSDFPIATGVYYKVNYAPGTDISRYKNIPKVNYAPGTDISRYKNIPVPTSFMAYHSDFDFIGCYDHGRQAGMMHVANHHVVPGKKQWTWGNGDFGQAWDRQLTDEDGPYIELMCGAYTDNQPDFSWLQPGEEKRFTQIFMPYKGIGPAKNASKEVVLNLEVAGQEACIGVYVTWPRTVRVELLHQGMPLFDREEALSPTRVLRERVPLPATPQGPPAPQSLTLRVLDGDRELLSFTPLPDEKPEIPPPATPARPPADIESNEELYLNGLHLEQYRHATYAPEPYYQEALRRDPLDSRCNNAMGLLLYRRGQFAAAEPYFRRAIESLTRRNPNPYDGEPFYNLGLCLKMQGRYREAFDAFYKAVWNAAWQDAGYFELARLAARQGDLEEALDLATRALDRNWRHHQARHLKTAILRRLDRAEEAIQETELALALDAMEYGALWERHLLLDDRAFFQHARQTATTYIALALDYAHAGFFAEALALLQHVPQEDPMGHYYAGWCRLQMGDSTGALADFQAAAAAPPDFCFPNRLESVLALEAAMAHNPTDARAPYYLGNFWYAHRRYEEAIQCWERSRELDDAFPTVHRNLGLAYFNKRHDPVQARAAYERAFALDPTDARVFFELDQLYKRLNRPPAERLALLEEHAELVAARDDLTLERISLLNLLGRHREAYDLLMQRTFHPWEGGEGKVTGQYVWSLVEQARELLAQGAYAEAIDCLTRAQTYPPNLGEGKLFGTQENHIFYYLGCAYEGLGDGEQAQAYWRQAATGLSEPTSPMYYNDQPPEMIFYQGLAQRKLGREEQAQNIFHRLVDYGRTHLDDQVQMDYFAVSLPDFLVFDDDLNRRNRIHCHFMMALGYLGLGEVDAAQEHFDQVLALDASHVGAAIHRRLLAETATL from the coding sequence ATGCACAAGGGTGTTTCAGCCTGGGCCGAAACCATCACCATCCCCACCTACCCCGTCGGTGAGCCGGAGAAGAACCCCCTCTTCCTGGAAAAACGGGTCTATCAGGGGAGCAGCGGCGCGGTCTACCCCTACCCGGTCATCGAGCGGGTCTTTGACGAGAAGGTGGACAAGACCTACACCGCGCTCTTTCTGGAAAACGAGTACCTCAAGATCATGATCCTGCCCGAGTTGGGCGGCCGGGTTCAGATGGCCCTGGACAAGACCAACGGTTACCACTTCGTCTACTACAACCGGGTGATCAAGCCCGCCCTGGTGGGCCTGGCCGGCCCGTGGATCTCCGGCGGCATCGAGTTCAACTGGCCCCAACACCACCGCCCCACCACCTTCTCCCCGGTGGACTGGCGCATCGTGGCCAACCCCGACGGCAGCCGGACCATCTGGTGTGCCGAGATCGAGCCCATGTACAACACCAAGGGCATGCACGGCTTCACCCTCTACCCGGAGCGGGCCTACCTGGAGATCTCGGTCCAGCTCGCCAACCGCACCGGCGAACCCCAGACCTTCCTCTGGTGGGCCAACCCGGCGGTCCACGTCAACGACGACTACCAGTCGGTCTTCCCGCCGGACGTCCACGCGGTGATGGACCACGGCAAGCGGGATGTGTCCGATTTCCCCATCGCCACCGGCGTCTACTACAAAGTGAACTACGCGCCGGGCACCGACATCTCCCGCTACAAGAACATCCCGAAAGTGAACTACGCGCCGGGCACCGACATCTCCCGCTACAAGAACATCCCGGTGCCCACCTCTTTCATGGCCTACCACTCGGACTTCGACTTCATCGGCTGCTACGACCACGGCCGCCAGGCGGGCATGATGCACGTGGCCAATCACCACGTGGTGCCGGGCAAGAAGCAGTGGACCTGGGGCAACGGCGATTTCGGCCAGGCGTGGGACCGCCAGCTCACCGACGAGGATGGGCCGTACATCGAGCTCATGTGCGGCGCGTACACCGACAACCAGCCCGATTTCTCCTGGCTCCAGCCAGGCGAAGAGAAGCGCTTCACCCAGATCTTCATGCCCTACAAGGGCATCGGTCCGGCCAAGAACGCCTCCAAGGAGGTGGTGCTTAACCTGGAGGTGGCAGGCCAGGAGGCCTGTATCGGCGTCTATGTCACCTGGCCCCGCACCGTGCGGGTGGAGCTCCTGCACCAGGGTATGCCCCTCTTTGACCGGGAGGAAGCCCTGTCGCCCACCCGGGTCCTCCGGGAACGGGTGCCCCTGCCCGCCACGCCCCAGGGGCCGCCGGCGCCCCAGTCCCTGACCCTGCGGGTGCTGGACGGCGACCGGGAGCTGCTCTCCTTCACGCCCCTGCCCGATGAGAAGCCGGAGATCCCGCCTCCGGCCACGCCGGCGCGGCCGCCGGCCGACATCGAGTCCAACGAGGAGCTCTACCTGAACGGCCTGCACCTGGAGCAGTATCGCCACGCCACCTACGCGCCCGAGCCCTACTATCAGGAAGCCCTGCGCCGGGATCCCCTGGACAGCCGCTGCAACAACGCCATGGGGCTGCTCCTCTATCGCCGGGGCCAATTCGCGGCAGCCGAGCCCTACTTCCGCCGAGCCATCGAGAGCCTCACCCGCCGCAATCCCAACCCCTACGACGGCGAGCCCTTCTACAACCTGGGCCTCTGCCTGAAGATGCAGGGCCGCTACCGGGAGGCCTTCGACGCCTTCTACAAGGCCGTCTGGAACGCGGCCTGGCAGGATGCCGGCTACTTCGAGCTGGCCCGGCTGGCTGCCCGCCAGGGAGATCTGGAGGAGGCCCTGGATCTGGCCACCCGCGCCCTGGACCGCAACTGGCGCCACCACCAGGCCCGCCACCTCAAGACGGCCATCCTGCGCCGGCTGGACCGGGCCGAGGAGGCGATCCAGGAGACGGAGCTGGCCCTCGCCCTGGACGCCATGGAGTACGGCGCGCTGTGGGAGCGCCACCTGCTGCTGGACGACCGGGCCTTCTTCCAGCACGCCCGGCAGACGGCCACCACTTACATCGCCCTGGCCCTGGACTATGCCCACGCCGGTTTCTTCGCCGAGGCCCTGGCGCTGCTCCAGCATGTCCCCCAGGAGGATCCCATGGGCCACTATTACGCGGGCTGGTGTCGCCTGCAGATGGGGGACTCCACGGGCGCCCTGGCCGACTTCCAGGCCGCAGCTGCCGCGCCGCCCGACTTCTGCTTCCCCAACCGGCTGGAGAGTGTGCTGGCCCTGGAGGCGGCCATGGCCCACAACCCGACCGACGCCCGGGCCCCCTACTACCTGGGCAACTTCTGGTACGCCCACCGTCGCTACGAAGAGGCCATCCAGTGCTGGGAACGCTCTCGAGAGCTGGACGACGCCTTCCCCACCGTCCACCGCAACCTGGGCCTGGCCTACTTCAACAAGCGCCACGACCCGGTCCAGGCCCGGGCCGCGTACGAGCGGGCCTTCGCCCTGGATCCCACCGACGCCCGGGTCTTCTTCGAGCTGGACCAGCTCTACAAGCGGCTCAACCGTCCGCCGGCGGAGCGCCTGGCCCTGTTGGAGGAGCACGCCGAACTGGTCGCCGCGCGGGATGACCTGACCCTGGAGCGCATCAGCCTGCTCAACCTGCTGGGACGCCACCGGGAGGCTTACGACCTGCTGATGCAGCGCACCTTCCACCCCTGGGAGGGGGGCGAGGGCAAGGTCACCGGCCAGTACGTGTGGAGCCTGGTGGAGCAGGCCCGGGAGCTGCTGGCCCAGGGCGCTTACGCCGAGGCCATCGATTGCCTCACCCGGGCCCAGACCTACCCGCCCAACCTGGGCGAGGGCAAGCTTTTCGGCACCCAGGAGAACCACATCTTCTACTACCTGGGCTGCGCCTACGAGGGCCTGGGGGATGGCGAGCAAGCTCAGGCGTACTGGCGCCAGGCGGCCACCGGCCTCAGCGAGCCCACCTCGCCCATGTACTACAACGACCAGCCGCCGGAGATGATCTTCTACCAGGGGCTGGCCCAGCGGAAACTGGGCCGGGAAGAGCAGGCCCAGAACATCTTCCACAGGCTGGTGGACTACGGGCGCACCCACCTGGACGACCAGGTGCAGATGGACTACTTCGCCGTCTCCCTGCCCGATTTCCTGGTCTTCGACGATGACCTGAACCGGCGCAACCGCATCCACTGTCACTTCATGATGGCCCTGGGCTACCTGGGCCTGGGCGAGGTCGACGCGGCCCAGGAGCACTTCGACCAGGTGCTTGCCCTGGATGCCAGCCACGTGGGCGCCGCCATCCACCGCCGGCTGCTGGCCGAGACCGCGACCCTGTGA
- a CDS encoding mandelate racemase/muconate lactonizing enzyme family protein, giving the protein MAHQKQDEEALGKVEDAINTYSRPSQLKITDMRVAVVCSNYDYPIIRIDTNQGVYGIGEVRDAGHKENALQFKSMLLGQNPCNIDMIFRHIKHFGNWGREGGGVSGIEIALWDLIGKVYGVPCYQFLGGKYRDKVRIYADTPAPEEPTPEGYAARVKGRKELGLTFIKFDIRPQLFGEVENGLVGRPVEGEYPMGRRWRAPGTGASIKVTDQGIARAVEVVAAIREAVGWDVELCTDHFGHGHMTLKDVIRLGKALEPFRLAWFEDPMPWWDIDGHKAVTDAINIPTAAGEELYLWDGFREMIEKRAVDIIHPDLLTSGGMLETKKIADYAERYGLPTALHFAGSPIAFMANVHCAAAIPSFVALEHHGLDLPFWTDLVTGLPENYLQDGYVEVPDKPGLGVDLNYEGIEANLRFPGLFEPTDEWNTPKLGFWQPDRRWDK; this is encoded by the coding sequence ATGGCCCACCAGAAGCAGGATGAAGAAGCCCTGGGCAAGGTGGAGGATGCCATCAACACCTACTCCCGCCCATCCCAGCTCAAAATCACGGACATGCGGGTGGCGGTGGTCTGCAGCAACTACGACTACCCCATCATCCGCATCGACACCAACCAGGGCGTCTACGGCATCGGCGAGGTCCGGGACGCCGGCCACAAGGAGAACGCGCTCCAGTTCAAGAGCATGCTCCTGGGCCAGAACCCCTGCAACATCGACATGATCTTCCGACACATCAAGCACTTCGGCAACTGGGGCCGGGAGGGCGGCGGCGTCTCGGGCATCGAGATCGCCCTCTGGGACCTGATCGGCAAGGTGTACGGCGTGCCCTGCTACCAGTTCCTGGGCGGGAAGTACCGGGACAAGGTACGCATCTACGCCGACACCCCCGCGCCCGAGGAACCCACGCCGGAAGGCTACGCGGCCCGGGTCAAGGGGCGCAAGGAGCTGGGGCTGACCTTCATCAAGTTCGACATCCGCCCCCAGCTCTTCGGCGAGGTGGAAAATGGCCTGGTGGGGCGCCCGGTGGAGGGCGAGTATCCCATGGGGCGGCGCTGGCGGGCACCCGGCACCGGCGCCAGCATCAAGGTCACCGACCAGGGCATTGCCCGGGCGGTGGAGGTGGTCGCCGCCATCCGCGAGGCCGTGGGCTGGGACGTGGAGCTGTGCACCGATCACTTCGGCCACGGCCACATGACCCTCAAGGACGTGATCCGGCTGGGCAAGGCCCTGGAGCCCTTCCGCCTGGCCTGGTTCGAGGATCCCATGCCCTGGTGGGACATCGACGGCCACAAGGCGGTGACCGACGCCATCAACATCCCCACCGCGGCCGGCGAGGAACTCTACCTGTGGGATGGCTTCCGGGAAATGATTGAAAAGCGGGCGGTGGACATCATCCACCCGGACCTGCTTACCTCCGGTGGCATGTTGGAGACCAAGAAGATCGCGGACTACGCCGAACGGTACGGCCTGCCCACCGCGCTCCACTTCGCCGGCTCCCCCATCGCCTTCATGGCCAACGTCCACTGCGCCGCGGCCATCCCCAGCTTCGTGGCCCTGGAGCACCATGGCCTGGACCTGCCTTTCTGGACGGACCTGGTCACGGGCCTGCCGGAGAACTATCTGCAAGATGGCTACGTGGAGGTGCCGGACAAACCCGGCCTGGGCGTTGACCTCAACTACGAGGGCATCGAGGCCAACCTGCGCTTCCCGGGCCTCTTCGAGCCCACCGACGAATGGAACACGCCCAAGCTGGGCTTCTGGCAGCCGGACCGGCGTTGGGACAAATAG